The genomic DNA GCCCGTGCTGGCGTTGCCCGAGGCCGTACAGCCGTTCCGCCTCGTACGCCTGGAAGTTCTGCTCCAAACGGTGGTAGCCGTGCCCGACGGGAGTGTGGACGCGGCTGCCGGGCCACCAGAAGTGGGCCGGGCGTTCAGCAAGCAGTTCCGTGCCGTCCTGTGTACGGACGAAACGCAGTAGTCCGTCGACGGTCAGCTCGGCGGTGATGCGGCCGTTGACCAGGCGGGCGGGGGGCACCGGGTCGGTGGGTGAGCCGAGGCCGTTCTTGAAGACGGTCAGGCCGGTCAGATCCGGGACGATGACCTCGGCCCCGGTGTCGGGCAGCTCCAGGAGGGCGCCGGGGATGTCGTCGCGGAGGGGGCCGAGTGCGGCCCGTACGCGGACGGAGTCGGGCCCCCAGGGCTCGATGCGCAGCGACTCGTGCCGGCTGTGCCACTCCAGGCCGCCGTCGTGTTCCCGGAAGGTGTTCAACGTACTGCTCCAGTGCGTAAGAAGGGGGGCTCAGTCCTGTACCGGGGTTCGGTCAGTCCTTGACCGAACCGCCGGTGATGCCGACCGCGATGTACCGCTGGGCGATGACCAGCAGTACCGCCGCGGGGATGGAGGCAAGGACGGCGGAGGCCATAAGGGCGTTCCAGTCGGTGGCGTTGGCGCCGATGAAGCGGTAGATCCCGACGGTGACCGGGGTCACCGCGTCGCGCGAGGTGAGAGTGATGGCGAAGAGGAAGTCCGCCCAGGAGAACAGGAACGCGAACAGGCCCGCGGTGATCAGACCGTTGCGACTCATCGGGACGACGATGCGCAGGAACGTACGCCAGGACCCGGCACCGTCCAGCGCCGCTGCCTCGACGACCTCGGTGGGGATCTCGCGCAACTGGGCACGGAGCAGCACCGCGGCGAACGGGACGGACAGCGTGGACTGGGCCAGCATCAGCCCGATGGTGTTGTTGAGCAGTCCGATCTCGCTGTAGAGGGCGAAGAGCGAGTTGGCCTTCACGATGCCCGGCACCATCTGCACGATCAGCAGGACGAACAGCAGCAGCGCGGCCCGGCGCAGCCGGAACTTCGCCAGCGACCATGCGAGAGGAGCCGCCAGGGCGAGGGTGATCAGCACGTTGCCGCAGGCCACGAAGAGGCTGATGACCAGGTGGCGCCCCTGGGTGTCGAAGGCGGCACGGTAACCGTCGAGGGTCGGGTCGGTGGGAAACCACTTGGGCGGGATGCTCAGCAGTGCTTGACCGGGCTGGAGCGAGGCGTTGACCATCCAGTACAGCGGGAAGAGCAGGGCTCCGACGATCACGAGGGCGATCAACGTGCTGCTCCAGCGGCGAGCAGCACGCAGGGCGGCGGGAGACGACATCGGGACTACCTCTCGGACTGTTCGGCGCGCACGGCCCGCAGGTACACGAGCGCGAAGAGCATGGCGATGACGATGAGGACGTTGCTGACGGCGGCGCCCTGGCCGAACTGCAGGTTCGTGAAGGAGAGCGCGTACGACCAGGTGGACAGCAGTTGCGTGGAGTTCGCCGGGCCGCCCTGCGTGAGCACCATGACGACGTCGAACGCCTTGATCGTGTAGATCAGTCCGAGCATCACCACGACCGAGGTGGTCGGGCGCAGCAGCGGCCAAGTGACGTGGCGGAACTTCTGCCAGGCGCCCGCGCCGTCGAGCGAGGCGGCTTCGTACAGCTGCGGCGGGATGGACTGCAGTCCGCCGTAAAGGATCACCATGTTGAAGGGAATGCCGATCCAGACGTTGGCGACGACGATGGCGGTCATGGCGTGGTCGGGGCTGACCAGCCAGGGGACGGGGTCGTTGATCAGGTGCAGGTTGAGCAGCACCTGGTTGACGACGCCGTAGTCCTGGTCGAGCAGCCAGCGGAAGACGGTGCCGGAGACCAGCAACGGCAGCAGCCAGGGCAGCAGGAGCAGGGCGCGCAGGGTGCCGCCGAGCGGAAAGCGACGGCGGAAGAACAGTGCGAGTCCGAGGCCGATGGCGAACTGCAGGACCAGCGAGGCGACGGTGAACACGGCCGTGTTCCACAGGGTCGTGGAGAACAACTCGTCGCCGAGGATCGCCGCGTAGTTGGCGAGCCCGGTGAAGGGAGCACCGCCGTCGTAGAAGGACGTCACCGTGTAGTCCTGGAACGACATGACCAGGTTGGCGACGATGGGGTAGCCGAAGAAGATCACCAGGTAGAGCACGGCGGGGACGTGGAAGCTCATGCGTGCCAGCCGCGCACGGCGGGCGGCGGTGGCGGTACGGCTGTCCGGGTGTGCCGCGGTGTGGACGGGCTTGTCGAGAAGGATCGTCATGATGAGAGCACCTCGCCTGATCAGTGGTCTGCCGACTGGGCCTGGCGCTGAGCGGCCGCGAGGGCCTTCCCTGGACTCAGCTGTCCGATCGCGGCCTGTTGGAGTGCGGTGTACAGCGCCTTGGAGACGACGGGGTAGGCGGTGCCGAGTTCGGCGGTGCGGGATCGGGCGGTGGGTGCGCTGGCCACGAAGGGGGCGAGGTCCGGCTGCTCCTTCACCAGTTGTCCGGCGACTGCCGGGTCGGCGGGTACGTCGGCTCGCAGCCGGGCCCACTGGATCATGTGGTTCTGGCTGAGCACGCAGTTGAGGACCTTGACGGCCTTGTCCTGCTTGTCCCCCTTGGGCACCGCCCAGGTCTCGCCTCCGAGCGGGGTCACCGAGGAGCCACCGCTCTTCTGCGTGGGGAGCGGGACGACGCCGTAGTCGAGGTCCTTCTCGGCGGAGAGCGCGGCCAGCTGCCACGAGCCGTTGATCATCATCGCGGCGTGGTGGCCGATGAACTGCTCCGCCACATCCGACTGTTGCCAGTTCAGCGCCGATTTCGATATCGAGCCGTCCCGGAAGAGCGAGGTCCAGTACGTCAGTGCGGACACGGACGGGGCCGAGTCCAGTTTTCCGAGGTCTGCGCCCGCGCCCCAGAAGAAGGGTTCGTACTGCCACGAGCCTTCCTCGGTGGCGACGGCCGACAGGGCGAGGCCGTAGCGGTGGCCCTCGGTGAGCTCGGCTGCGCTTGCCCGGAGCTCCTTCCAGGTGGAGGGCGGCTCGAGACCGGCCTTCTCGAAGACCGCCTTGTCGTAGAAGAGCGCGAGCCCGTTCACGCCGGGCGCGACGCCGTACAACTTGTTCTTGTACGTGCCTGCCTCGAGGACGCTCTCGTAGAAACCGTCTGTCCTCACCCGGCCTTCGAGCGGCAGCAGGGCTCCGGTCGAGGCGAGCTTGGGCAGGTCCGGATTGTCGCTCAGCACCAGATCCGGGAGGCTCTTCGCGGCTCCGTCACGCAGCAGCTTCGGCACCAGCTGGGAGCGGGGCATGACCTCACGTACGACGGTCACGCCGGTCTGGCGCCCGCAGGAGTGGAGGATCTCGGTCAGCGCTGTGTTGCCCGGCTCCGCGGTGTAGTAGTCCGTGACGGTCAGGGTGTTCGGGGGCGTATCGGCCGTGATGAGGCTGCAGCCGCTCAGCGCCGTCAGGGCGAATGCGGCGCAGGCGGCAGTGGCTGCGCGGGTACGGGGGGACAAATCTGTGTCCTTCGGGGGCGTAGGGATGGCCACGCGGACGACTGCGCGGGGCATGGCGAGGTACGGCCGCACGGCGCAGGTGCCGTCGGCCACGGGCAGGTGGCGGGAGGAAGGGGAGGTCAGGAGAGCGGGGGCGACGCGGTGCTGGCCCGTACGGTCAGCTGCGGCTCCAGCAGGACGGGGGCCCCGCCGGGGTCCGCACCCCTTCGGTCGAGCCGCTGTCTGAGCAACTCGACAGCTCGCTCGGCCAGTGCGGCTGCTGGTACAGCGACCGAGGTCAGCTGAGGGGTGCCTGCGGTCGCGACCGCGTCCGAGCCCACGACGACGAGGGACATGTCCTCGGGCAGGGCCCGGCCGAACCCGCGCAGGAGGGGCGCGAGGTGTGGGGTTGCGGCTTCGTTCTGCACGATCAGCGCCGTGGCGTCCGGGCGCTCCTGGAGCACCCGTGTCAGGGTGCCCGCCGTGGTGTCCCAGTCCCCCTCGACCGACCGGTGGGTGAGCCGGACACCTCGGGCCGAGGCCCGCTCGAGCGCGCCGGCGACGGTCCGCACGGCGAATCCCGTGCGGCGCCGGTACGCGGCCTCCGGTGCGCCGAGCAGGATCACCTCGCGGTGGCCGAGATCGGCGAGATGGTCCACGCAGAGTCCGCCCGCCGCGCGGAAGTCCAGGTCGACGCAGGCCAGGCCGGCGGGATCGTGGGGCAGTCCGATGAGCACCGTCGGGACCGGCAGCCCGCGCACGGTGTCCAGCCGCGGATCACGGATACCGATGTCCATCAGGATCAGCCCGTCCAGCAGCGCACCGTCCCACACACCGTGCTCGGCGTCATCGGTGAGAAGAAGCACGTTGCAGTGGTGGCGGCGCGCGGCGACGCTCGCGGACAGCATGAACTCGGCGAGGAGCGGCCGGTGAGCGCCGTCATCGACCCGCACGGCCAGCCCGATGGTGTGCGAACGGACGAAGACCGGCCGTTGGTAGCCCACGGCGGCGATGGATTCGAGGACGCGGGAACGGGTCGACGGCGATATGGGGCGCTTCCCGCTGAGCACGTACGAGACGGTGCTGACCGCGACGCCTGCGTGCCGTGCCACATCGGTTATGCCCACCATGCCGTGCTGCCCGTCTTCCTGTCCTGCTGCTTCCGCGACCGAACCGCCGTCGAAGGATTTCGATGCGTGCGGTCATACGCGCTTTCCTGCGCGACGACAACGGCGAGATTAGGTACGGAAAGTCGGGCCGTCCATACATGCCTGAGATTTTCGACGGATTTCGACAACGACCTCGCACCGACATCGACGAAGCCGACCAGAGGCAGGGTTCGTTGGAGAGGGCCGGTGACGGCGGCCGGACCTGGCAGCGGGCCGTCCGGGCGGCCATCCGCCGCAGTTCGCGCGCGGTGGGGTCGCCGTCCGGTGCGACCTCGATGTGCAACCGATACGGCCACGCCGCGAAGCGGGCCGACCGTGTGCTGGGCACCGCTCCCGCTCCCGCGGCCCCTTACAGACGTGCACCGCACCGGCCACCACGCCGCCCAGGCAGACCCTTCCGTGCAGCTCGGAGCGGGTTGCCGGACCGGACCCGGCGCGCAGCGTGCCGCCCGGTATCCGCCGATAGCGCGTCTCCGGCCTCGCCGGGTCTCCAAATCTTGCTGCATGATACACGTTTATGCATAATGGGGTTATGCATAAACGCGTCATGGACACCGACGCCCCGGCCGAGAGCCTGATGATCGCCGTGGAGCAGGTGGTTCGCTACGTGCGTCAGAACGCCATCACCGGCGGCCTGAGCACGGCGGCATCCTCCGCGCTGGCCCGGCTGGGCCGCGAGGGGGCGCACCGTCTGACCGAACTGGCGCGGGCCGAGGGCGTCTCCCAGCCGAACATGACTCAGCTGGTCGCCCGTATGGAGCGCGCGGGCCTCGTACGCCGCGTCGCCGACCGCCACGACGGCCGGGTCGTTCTGGTGGAGGCCACCGACACCGGTCTGGAAGTCTTCCGGCAGCGACGCGCCGAACGCGCGCAAGCCCTCGACCTGCTCGTCGAGGAGCTCACGGAGCCGGAGCAGCGGGCCGTGAAGATCGCGCTGCCTGCCCTGGCACGCGCCATCCAGGACCGCCAGGACCGCCGGCACCGCTCCTGACCCGCCCCGCAAACCTGTCCGCTCTCCCCCGTCGCCTCTTCCTCAACCCCTTGGAGAGAAACGCACATGGATGCATCGCATGGAAAGGCCGCCAGTCCCTTCAAGCAGCCCAAGGCCGTCTGGGCCGTGGCGTTCGCCTGCGTG from Streptomyces sp. NBC_01707 includes the following:
- a CDS encoding carbohydrate ABC transporter permease, with amino-acid sequence MSSPAALRAARRWSSTLIALVIVGALLFPLYWMVNASLQPGQALLSIPPKWFPTDPTLDGYRAAFDTQGRHLVISLFVACGNVLITLALAAPLAWSLAKFRLRRAALLLFVLLIVQMVPGIVKANSLFALYSEIGLLNNTIGLMLAQSTLSVPFAAVLLRAQLREIPTEVVEAAALDGAGSWRTFLRIVVPMSRNGLITAGLFAFLFSWADFLFAITLTSRDAVTPVTVGIYRFIGANATDWNALMASAVLASIPAAVLLVIAQRYIAVGITGGSVKD
- a CDS encoding LacI family DNA-binding transcriptional regulator, which encodes MVGITDVARHAGVAVSTVSYVLSGKRPISPSTRSRVLESIAAVGYQRPVFVRSHTIGLAVRVDDGAHRPLLAEFMLSASVAARRHHCNVLLLTDDAEHGVWDGALLDGLILMDIGIRDPRLDTVRGLPVPTVLIGLPHDPAGLACVDLDFRAAGGLCVDHLADLGHREVILLGAPEAAYRRRTGFAVRTVAGALERASARGVRLTHRSVEGDWDTTAGTLTRVLQERPDATALIVQNEAATPHLAPLLRGFGRALPEDMSLVVVGSDAVATAGTPQLTSVAVPAAALAERAVELLRQRLDRRGADPGGAPVLLEPQLTVRASTASPPLS
- a CDS encoding carbohydrate ABC transporter permease, with the translated sequence MTILLDKPVHTAAHPDSRTATAARRARLARMSFHVPAVLYLVIFFGYPIVANLVMSFQDYTVTSFYDGGAPFTGLANYAAILGDELFSTTLWNTAVFTVASLVLQFAIGLGLALFFRRRFPLGGTLRALLLLPWLLPLLVSGTVFRWLLDQDYGVVNQVLLNLHLINDPVPWLVSPDHAMTAIVVANVWIGIPFNMVILYGGLQSIPPQLYEAASLDGAGAWQKFRHVTWPLLRPTTSVVVMLGLIYTIKAFDVVMVLTQGGPANSTQLLSTWSYALSFTNLQFGQGAAVSNVLIVIAMLFALVYLRAVRAEQSER
- a CDS encoding extracellular solute-binding protein, which produces MSPRTRAATAACAAFALTALSGCSLITADTPPNTLTVTDYYTAEPGNTALTEILHSCGRQTGVTVVREVMPRSQLVPKLLRDGAAKSLPDLVLSDNPDLPKLASTGALLPLEGRVRTDGFYESVLEAGTYKNKLYGVAPGVNGLALFYDKAVFEKAGLEPPSTWKELRASAAELTEGHRYGLALSAVATEEGSWQYEPFFWGAGADLGKLDSAPSVSALTYWTSLFRDGSISKSALNWQQSDVAEQFIGHHAAMMINGSWQLAALSAEKDLDYGVVPLPTQKSGGSSVTPLGGETWAVPKGDKQDKAVKVLNCVLSQNHMIQWARLRADVPADPAVAGQLVKEQPDLAPFVASAPTARSRTAELGTAYPVVSKALYTALQQAAIGQLSPGKALAAAQRQAQSADH
- a CDS encoding MarR family winged helix-turn-helix transcriptional regulator, which encodes MHKRVMDTDAPAESLMIAVEQVVRYVRQNAITGGLSTAASSALARLGREGAHRLTELARAEGVSQPNMTQLVARMERAGLVRRVADRHDGRVVLVEATDTGLEVFRQRRAERAQALDLLVEELTEPEQRAVKIALPALARAIQDRQDRRHRS